One genomic window of Paenisporosarcina antarctica includes the following:
- a CDS encoding VOC family protein, with protein sequence MFKRIDTVFLPVQDMYRSIKWFEEKCGFSLRWHDEKNGYAAMDIGDGETAFTLVRNPQMGTIKPSEHEWFNLHTTDIHATHQSMLDAGVEATPVESGGNVEFYQFKDLDGNTIGVCSFEEDAA encoded by the coding sequence ATGTTCAAGAGAATTGATACGGTGTTTTTACCTGTGCAAGATATGTATCGTTCGATTAAATGGTTTGAAGAAAAGTGTGGATTTTCATTGAGATGGCATGATGAGAAAAATGGTTATGCTGCCATGGATATCGGGGACGGGGAAACCGCCTTTACACTCGTCAGAAATCCACAAATGGGTACAATTAAACCATCAGAGCATGAGTGGTTCAATTTGCATACAACTGATATCCATGCAACACATCAAAGTATGTTAGATGCTGGAGTAGAAGCAACGCCTGTAGAAAGTGGCGGTAATGTTGAATTTTATCAATTTAAAGATCTGGACGGGAATACGATTGGAGTTTGTTCCTTTGAAGAAGATGCAGCATAA
- a CDS encoding P-loop NTPase family protein: protein MQHKHRRILIVGSGGAGKSTLSRRLGEQWDLPIVHLDALFWQPGWNPSPRPEFNEKVKGELEKPEWIIDGNYDSTIKVRAQYADLIIYLDFSNIVCLYRACKRAWIYRGTTRPDMGVNCPEKIDWEFAQWIWRYPKDARPGMLDILTNVQTDVIMFKSPKEVKQWLLNITTKKSEPSI, encoded by the coding sequence ATGCAGCATAAACATAGGCGAATATTAATTGTGGGGTCAGGAGGTGCAGGGAAATCTACGTTATCACGCCGACTTGGGGAACAATGGGATTTACCGATAGTTCATTTAGATGCGCTGTTTTGGCAGCCAGGGTGGAATCCATCACCACGGCCTGAGTTTAATGAGAAAGTGAAAGGCGAACTAGAGAAACCTGAGTGGATCATAGATGGAAATTATGATTCCACTATTAAAGTGCGAGCGCAATATGCAGACCTCATCATTTATCTTGATTTTTCAAATATAGTTTGTTTATATCGCGCGTGTAAGCGTGCATGGATATACCGTGGGACAACCCGCCCTGATATGGGGGTAAATTGTCCTGAGAAAATTGATTGGGAGTTCGCTCAATGGATTTGGCGTTATCCAAAAGATGCAAGACCAGGAATGTTAGACATTTTAACTAACGTCCAAACTGATGTCATTATGTTCAAATCACCTAAAGAAGTGAAACAGTGGCTTCTAAATATCACAACAAAAAAGAGTGAACCATCCATTTAA